The following proteins come from a genomic window of bacterium:
- a CDS encoding RNA helicase, whose product MATKSKPQEEIKCGLIMPISAMDDYTPEHWKDVKRILTEAIVSIGEPNFTIKLVSEDDDVGVIHKRIVQNIYSSDIIVCDVSGRNSNVMFELGMRLAFDKATVIVKDDVTEYSFDTGVIEHIPYPRTLRHQSIEEFKAKLAVKVAATYNASITDPNFSTFLKNFGPFQVAKLTETEVSPDNLVLESLSEIQREMAIMRRGGGSTTWSTGPTSPKSPMFVIRARIRQYMDRNDIASLAEVATEDLYSFLESDLPAIRYFESGAEFRHNVDSCINQMRVRGEFIRESGPPGELPSV is encoded by the coding sequence ATGGCGACGAAATCAAAGCCGCAAGAGGAGATAAAATGCGGTCTCATCATGCCCATCTCGGCAATGGATGACTATACGCCCGAACACTGGAAGGACGTTAAGAGGATTCTGACTGAAGCCATAGTGAGCATCGGCGAGCCGAATTTCACCATAAAGCTCGTGAGCGAAGATGACGATGTCGGGGTCATACATAAGAGAATAGTTCAGAACATCTACAGCTCAGACATCATCGTGTGCGATGTGAGCGGCAGAAACTCGAACGTCATGTTTGAGCTTGGCATGCGTTTGGCATTTGACAAGGCCACGGTTATCGTTAAGGATGACGTAACTGAGTATTCCTTTGACACTGGTGTGATTGAACACATACCCTACCCACGCACCCTGCGGCATCAGTCCATAGAAGAGTTCAAGGCAAAGCTGGCTGTAAAGGTTGCAGCTACTTACAATGCATCAATCACAGATCCGAATTTCTCGACGTTCTTGAAGAACTTCGGTCCATTCCAAGTCGCGAAGCTCACAGAGACCGAGGTCTCCCCTGACAACTTGGTTTTGGAATCGCTTTCCGAGATTCAGCGCGAGATGGCCATAATGCGGCGTGGGGGCGGTTCAACTACGTGGTCGACAGGGCCGACCAGCCCCAAATCTCCGATGTTTGTTATACGAGCTAGGATTCGTCAGTACATGGACCGAAATGACATCGCTTCGCTGGCCGAAGTAGCTACGGAAGACCTATATAGCTTTTTGGAAAGTGATCTGCCGGCTATTCGCTACTTCGAATCAGGGGCGGAATTCAGGCACAATGTGGATAGCTG